One Manihot esculenta cultivar AM560-2 chromosome 6, M.esculenta_v8, whole genome shotgun sequence DNA segment encodes these proteins:
- the LOC110617211 gene encoding transcription factor MYB63 isoform X2 — MPNRCKILIVTSKWRLLRCGKSCRLRWINYLRPDVKRGNFTKEEEDAIIKLHQALGNKWSKIASHLPGRTDNEIKNVWNTRFKKRLAFKISDSKGNESKESSSISSSSCSSTTIMSGGKRNMATGLDQQWSHGSVTKRTRLQDLHMEATLDEFRPTNKEANEMPSPSSSSSYNSNVTNRSQVDVSVADDQMGSLFNFSAPHPRSMIEDVSFESDLEFWNMLDGLNAANEGVHLHNVETSQSSSLGVECNGEVENRKWLRYLENELGLESTRDGNQQNLSAVPETYQYEMP; from the exons ATGCCAAATCGATGCAAGATATTGATAGTCACATCAAAATGGC GATTGTTAAGATGCGGGAAAAGTTGTCGTTTGAGATGGATTAATTACCTAAGACCTGACGTAAAAAGAGGGAACTTCACCAAAGAGGAAGAGGACGCCATAATAAAACTACACCAAGCTTTAGGGAACAA GTGGTCTAAAATTGCATCCCATCTTCCCGGAAGAACAGATAATGAAATCAAGAATGTCTGGAACACTCGTTTCAAGAAAAGATTGGCATTTAAAATCTCAGATTCTAAAGGGAACGAATCAAAGGAATCCTCCTCTATCTCCTCGTCCTCTTGTTCGTCCACCACAATCATGTCTGGTGGGAAAAGGAATATGGCAACAGGACTTGATCAACAATGGAGCCATGGCTCTGTGACCAAGAGGACTCGTCTCCAGGATTTGCACATGGAAGCAACTCTTGATGAATTTAGACCCACTAATAAGGAAGCCAACGAAATGCCAAgtccctcttcttcttcttcatataATTCCAATGTCACTAACCGTAGTCAAGTTGATGTTTCTGTGGCAGATGATCAAATGGGTTCGCTTTTCAACTTTTCAGCACCTCATCCTCGCAGTATGATAGAGGATGTTTCTTTTGAGTCAGATTTAGAATTTTGGAACATGTTAGATGGGTTAAATGCGGCTAATGAAGGAGTCCATTTACATAATGTTGAGACTAGCCAAAGCTCAAGTCTTGGAGTTGAATGTAATGGGGAAGTGGAAAATAGAAAGTGGCTCCGCTACTTGGAGAATGAACTTGGCCTGGAGTCCACCAGGGACGGTAACCAGCAAAATTTATCAGCAGTCCCTGAAACTTACCAGTATGAGATGCCATGA